In Nocardia sp. NBC_00403, the DNA window CGGTCGGCATCTCCGGTGAGGACGCGCGACTGTTCACCGCGACAAGGCGCACCGTCGACATCGACGGCGCACCGACCGACATCGGTCTGGTCGGCGATGTCACCGAGGTGAACCCGGAGGCCGTGCTCGACCTCATCGCCGCAGGCCGCATCCCGGTGGTCTCGACCATCGCGCCCGATGCCGACGGCGTGGTGCACAACATCAACGCCGACACCGCTGCCGCCGCGCTCGCCGAGGGCATCGGCGCCGAGAAATTGGTGGTGTTGACCGACGTCGAGGGCCTGTACACCAACTGGCCGGACCGCGCGTCGCTCACCTCACGCATCGACGCCGACGAGCTCGCGAAGTTGCTTCCGAGTCTGGACGCGGGCATGGTGCCGAAAATGGAAGCCTGCCTGCGCGCCGTCCAGGGGGGTGTGCCGACCGCGCACGTCATCGACGGCCGGGTGCCGCACGCGGTGCTGCTGGAACTGTTCACCGGAGAAGGAATCGGAACGATGGTGTCGCCCGTGCTGTCCAGTTCGGACGGCGCCGGCCCGCCGAACGGAACGAAATCATGAGCGAAGTAGCGAACGAAGTCACCAACACTGCCGCACTACAGCAGCGGTGGTCCGACGCGTTGATGAAGAACTACGGGACGCCCAAGATCGCGCTGGTGCGCGGTGCGGGCGCGGTGGTCTACGACGCGGACGGCAAGCGCTACCTCGACTTCCTGGGCGGCATCGCGGTCAACAGCCTCGGGCACGGCCACCCCGCGATTTTGGAGGCGGTCACCCAGCAGCTCGGCACGCTCGGGCACACATCGAACATCTACGCGAACGAACCCGTGATCGAGCTGGCCGAACGGCTGCTCGCGCATTTCGGTGACGGCGAATTCGGTGACGGGCACGGCCGCGCGTTCTTCTGCAACTCCGGCACCGAAGCCGTCGAGGCCGCGTTCAAAATGGCCAGGCTGACCGGTCGGCGCAAGCTCGTCGCGTGCGAGGAGGCGTTCCACGGCCGGACCATGGGCGCGCTCGCGCTCACCGGTCAGCCGTCGAAGCGGACACCGTTCGAGCCGATGCCGCCCGGCGTCGTGCACGTGCCCTACGGTGATGCCGCGGCCTTGGCGGCCGTGGTGGACGAGGACACGGCCGCGGTCTTCCTCGAACCCATCATGGGGGAGAGCGGCGTCGTCGTGCCGCCCGTCGACTACCTGGTGAAGGCGCGCGAGATCACCGCGCGGCACGGTGCGCTGCTGATCCTCGACGAGGTGCAGACCGGCATCGGACGCTGCGGAAAGTTCTACGCGCATCAGGCTTCCGGCATCGTGCCGGATGTGATCACCCTGGCCAAGGGTCTCGGCGGCGGCCTGCCGATCGGCGCGGTGCTTGCCACCGGCCCGGCCGCCGATCTGCTGACTCCCGGACTGCACGGCACCACTTTCGGCGGTAACGCGGTCTGCGCCGCGGCCGCACTCGCCGTGCTGCGCACTATCGACGAACTGGACCTGCTCTCGCATGTCGAGTCGGTCGGCAAGCGGCTCAGCGATGGTATCGAGCTGCTCGAGCACCCGCTGGTCGACCACGTGCGTGGTGCGGGTCTGCTGCTCGGCATTGTGCTCACCGACGACGTCTCGGCCGAGGTCGAGGCCAGGGCGCGGGCGGCGGGCTATCTGGTGAACGCGCCGAAGCCCAACATCATTCGGCTCGCGCCGCCGCTGGTCCTCACCGAGACCCAGTCCGACAACTTTGTCGCCGACCTGCCCGGCATTCTGGACGGCGCCGCCCAAGATGCGAAGGGAGCCAAGGGATGAGCCTGCGCCACTTCCTACGCGACGACGATGTGACCCCGGTCGAGCAGGCCGAAATCCTCGCGTTGGCCGCCGAACTGAAGAAGGCGCCGTTCTCGCATCGGCCGCTGGCGGGTCCGCGCGGCGTCGGGGTGATTTTCGAGAAGAACTCCA includes these proteins:
- the argB gene encoding acetylglutamate kinase; amino-acid sequence: MSGQVLHDLSALDKAHVLAEALPWLEKFRDKIVVVKYGGNAMVDEELKRAFAADMAFLRTVGVHPVVVHGGGPQISAMLKKLGLHGEFRGGFRVTTPEVMDVVRMVLFGQVGRELVGLINAHGPYAVGISGEDARLFTATRRTVDIDGAPTDIGLVGDVTEVNPEAVLDLIAAGRIPVVSTIAPDADGVVHNINADTAAAALAEGIGAEKLVVLTDVEGLYTNWPDRASLTSRIDADELAKLLPSLDAGMVPKMEACLRAVQGGVPTAHVIDGRVPHAVLLELFTGEGIGTMVSPVLSSSDGAGPPNGTKS
- a CDS encoding acetylornithine transaminase; this translates as MSEVANEVTNTAALQQRWSDALMKNYGTPKIALVRGAGAVVYDADGKRYLDFLGGIAVNSLGHGHPAILEAVTQQLGTLGHTSNIYANEPVIELAERLLAHFGDGEFGDGHGRAFFCNSGTEAVEAAFKMARLTGRRKLVACEEAFHGRTMGALALTGQPSKRTPFEPMPPGVVHVPYGDAAALAAVVDEDTAAVFLEPIMGESGVVVPPVDYLVKAREITARHGALLILDEVQTGIGRCGKFYAHQASGIVPDVITLAKGLGGGLPIGAVLATGPAADLLTPGLHGTTFGGNAVCAAAALAVLRTIDELDLLSHVESVGKRLSDGIELLEHPLVDHVRGAGLLLGIVLTDDVSAEVEARARAAGYLVNAPKPNIIRLAPPLVLTETQSDNFVADLPGILDGAAQDAKGAKG